In Nostoc sp. UHCC 0926, a single genomic region encodes these proteins:
- a CDS encoding inositol monophosphatase family protein produces the protein MINLQIFLDIATEAALAAGAILQGYLGKLEDAIVEKGRPGDLVTAADKASEELILEILRRHFPQHSILAEESGKLGNQENEYLWAIDPLDGTTNYAHQYPFFAVSIGLLINGVPQVGVIYDPFHNEVFCAAAGLGATRNRHPIKVSATSKLSKSLLVTGFAYDRRETSDNNYAEFSHLTHLTQGVRRSGSASLDLAYVACGRVDGYWERGLSPWDIAAGIILLQEAGGKVTAYDGTPVKIESGRILATNGYIHDSLSSELLQVPPLSAWV, from the coding sequence ATGATAAATCTACAAATTTTTCTAGATATTGCTACAGAAGCGGCCTTAGCTGCTGGTGCCATTTTGCAAGGTTACTTGGGTAAGTTAGAAGACGCAATTGTTGAAAAAGGACGCCCTGGTGATTTAGTCACTGCTGCTGATAAAGCCTCAGAAGAGTTGATTTTAGAAATTTTGCGTCGCCACTTTCCCCAACATTCTATCCTCGCAGAAGAATCAGGGAAATTAGGTAATCAAGAGAATGAATACCTTTGGGCAATAGATCCTCTAGATGGCACAACCAACTACGCTCATCAATACCCATTTTTTGCCGTTTCCATCGGGCTGTTAATTAATGGCGTTCCGCAAGTTGGTGTAATTTATGACCCCTTTCACAATGAGGTATTCTGTGCTGCTGCTGGCTTGGGAGCAACGCGTAACCGTCATCCAATTAAGGTTTCGGCAACCTCGAAACTGAGTAAGAGCCTTCTGGTAACTGGATTTGCCTACGATCGCCGCGAAACCTCTGATAACAACTACGCAGAATTTAGTCACCTCACCCATCTTACCCAAGGAGTCAGACGGAGTGGTTCTGCATCACTAGATTTGGCATATGTTGCCTGTGGACGTGTCGATGGTTACTGGGAACGAGGGCTTTCTCCTTGGGATATTGCTGCCGGGATAATTTTGTTACAAGAAGCTGGGGGCAAAGTCACCGCCTACGATGGTACTCCCGTCAAAATTGAGTCAGGTAGAATTCTTGCAACAAATGGTTATATTCACGACTCTCTTAGTAGCGAACTTTTACAAGTTCCCCCACTGTCAGCATGGGTGTAG
- a CDS encoding ATP phosphoribosyltransferase regulatory subunit, with protein MVYQPAAGARDLLPLDVEKKRWIEDRLQQVFHRWGYHRIITSTLERMDTLMAGEAIQRQMVIQLQQNGEDDELGLRPELTASIARTVVTRMASLRYPQRLYYNANVFRRTWESRHNRQQEFYQAGVELLGAGGLLANAEVLLLVADCLAALGLQEWHLILGEAGITRSLLSAFPANLQDKVRSAIAHLDRITIDTLPLSDKLRDRARIILDLRGPSADVLQKVSSLDLDEEQREAVNNLKSLVELLESEKKLPLILDLSLIQTIDYYTGIVFEVVTDTESQARVLGRGGRYDQLLGLYHPQGENIPGIGFGLNIEDLYQVLLSTQQLPQIIPASNWLVVSETPSANAFAFAYAQKLRDSTDLVRVEIDLGGRDADAIRQYACDRSIAQIAWIKADGSPTIESLR; from the coding sequence ATGGTGTATCAACCAGCAGCGGGAGCCAGGGATTTATTGCCCTTGGATGTGGAGAAAAAACGCTGGATTGAAGATCGGTTACAGCAGGTGTTTCACCGTTGGGGATATCACAGGATTATCACCTCGACTTTAGAGCGCATGGATACTCTGATGGCGGGGGAAGCAATCCAGCGTCAGATGGTGATCCAACTACAACAAAATGGCGAAGATGATGAATTAGGGCTACGTCCAGAATTAACAGCATCCATTGCTCGGACTGTTGTCACTCGGATGGCAAGTCTGCGTTATCCGCAACGGTTGTACTACAACGCCAATGTATTTCGCCGCACTTGGGAAAGTAGACACAATCGCCAACAGGAGTTTTATCAAGCTGGGGTAGAGTTGTTAGGTGCTGGCGGATTGCTGGCAAATGCGGAAGTACTACTATTAGTAGCAGATTGTTTGGCAGCACTGGGTTTGCAGGAATGGCATTTAATTTTAGGTGAGGCGGGAATTACCCGATCGCTCCTGAGTGCCTTTCCTGCTAATTTACAGGATAAAGTTCGCAGTGCGATCGCTCATCTTGACCGCATTACTATAGATACTTTACCCCTAAGTGACAAACTACGCGATCGCGCCAGAATCATTCTGGATCTGCGCGGGCCAAGTGCAGACGTGTTGCAAAAAGTCAGTAGTTTGGATCTAGACGAAGAACAGCGAGAGGCAGTAAATAACCTCAAATCCCTAGTAGAATTACTGGAATCAGAGAAAAAACTTCCGTTAATCCTTGACCTCAGCCTCATTCAGACCATAGATTACTACACTGGTATTGTATTTGAAGTTGTCACAGATACCGAATCGCAAGCCAGAGTTTTAGGGCGGGGTGGTCGCTATGACCAGCTTTTGGGGCTATATCATCCTCAAGGAGAAAACATCCCCGGAATTGGTTTTGGACTCAATATCGAAGATTTATACCAAGTTTTGTTGTCTACTCAGCAATTACCACAGATAATCCCAGCGAGTAACTGGTTGGTAGTATCAGAGACGCCGAGTGCTAACGCCTTTGCCTTTGCCTACGCGCAAAAACTCAGAGATTCTACTGATTTGGTGCGGGTAGAAATTGATTTGGGGGGAAGGGATGCAGACGCTATTCGCCAATATGCATGCGATCGCAGCATAGCCCAAATTGCTTGGATCAAAGCTGATGGCTCCCCAACCATTGAATCATTGCGTTAA
- a CDS encoding carbonic anhydrase gives MSRINGFVGRRDFLKFASVIAIAATALSDSFWNTEQTAVADIHPVNPNIISPNEAIRRLLDGNQRFIHQKRKYPDQSLEHLRLVAKAQYPFAAILGCADSRVPAEIVFDQGLGDLFVVRVAGNVVSDTVIGSLEYSTAVLGSQLIVVLGHKRCGAVAEAIKNEPLPGRIGLIIEGIKPSVERVKLRTGDNMQDIVIANIQYQTEKLQESSTILAKLLREGKLKIIGACYDIDTGKVNIIT, from the coding sequence ATGAGTCGAATTAATGGATTTGTAGGGCGACGTGATTTCTTAAAATTCGCAAGTGTGATAGCTATTGCGGCTACTGCTTTGAGTGATAGTTTTTGGAATACAGAGCAAACTGCTGTTGCTGATATTCATCCAGTTAACCCTAATATAATCAGTCCTAATGAAGCTATCAGACGCTTGCTTGATGGTAATCAAAGATTTATCCATCAAAAACGTAAATACCCCGATCAATCATTAGAACATCTGCGATTAGTTGCTAAAGCTCAGTATCCTTTTGCCGCCATATTGGGCTGTGCAGATTCCAGAGTACCAGCAGAAATCGTCTTTGATCAAGGGCTTGGAGATTTATTTGTCGTGCGAGTTGCTGGTAATGTCGTCAGTGACACGGTTATAGGTAGTCTGGAATACTCTACAGCGGTATTGGGTTCGCAGTTGATTGTGGTTTTGGGTCATAAAAGATGCGGCGCAGTAGCAGAAGCAATCAAAAATGAACCACTTCCTGGCAGAATTGGTTTGATTATTGAGGGCATCAAACCATCTGTAGAAAGAGTAAAGTTAAGAACGGGTGATAATATGCAAGATATAGTTATAGCTAACATTCAATATCAGACTGAAAAATTGCAGGAAAGCTCAACGATTTTAGCTAAATTGCTCCGTGAAGGGAAACTAAAAATTATTGGTGCTTGTTACGATATTGACACTGGTAAAGTCAACATTATTACTTGA
- a CDS encoding indolepyruvate ferredoxin oxidoreductase subunit alpha has translation MPHTIVTEVCEGVADCVDACPVACIHDGPGKNAKGTDWYWIDFATCIDCGICLQVCPVEGAILAEERPELQKTP, from the coding sequence ATGCCGCACACAATTGTTACAGAAGTCTGTGAAGGCGTAGCTGACTGCGTAGATGCCTGTCCAGTAGCTTGTATTCATGATGGCCCAGGCAAAAATGCTAAGGGAACTGATTGGTACTGGATTGACTTTGCCACTTGCATCGACTGTGGTATATGTCTCCAAGTTTGCCCAGTAGAAGGGGCTATTCTTGCAGAAGAACGACCAGAGTTGCAAAAAACTCCGTAA
- a CDS encoding SH3 domain-containing protein produces MTKKLKNPASKLVIGLAFSCISVILNTGIANQISLAKSTNSQKCDILAYVTDTDAQGLNVRSGASTDNTIIGQIPINETVQVISATRNWVQITNASDGFQGTGWVFVPKLGLTTRGYGTNGVDLYASTSQQSLKVRRIPANTVVKLLGCQGDKAQVEYQGVKGWLTKEDQCGAALTSCS; encoded by the coding sequence ATGACAAAAAAACTAAAAAATCCAGCATCAAAATTAGTGATAGGATTGGCATTCAGTTGTATTAGTGTGATACTCAATACAGGTATAGCTAATCAAATAAGTTTAGCAAAATCAACTAATTCTCAAAAGTGCGATATTCTTGCCTATGTCACCGATACAGATGCACAAGGTTTAAATGTGCGGAGTGGTGCAAGTACAGATAACACAATTATAGGGCAAATACCCATCAATGAAACAGTTCAGGTTATTAGTGCTACTAGAAATTGGGTACAGATTACTAATGCTAGTGATGGTTTTCAAGGAACTGGATGGGTATTTGTGCCAAAATTAGGTTTAACAACGCGGGGCTACGGTACTAATGGTGTGGATTTATATGCTAGTACCAGTCAACAAAGCCTAAAAGTGCGAAGAATTCCTGCTAATACGGTTGTTAAGTTGTTAGGTTGTCAGGGAGATAAAGCGCAGGTAGAATATCAAGGTGTTAAAGGTTGGTTGACAAAGGAAGATCAATGTGGTGCAGCCCTTACGAGTTGTTCTTAG
- a CDS encoding UbiD family decarboxylase, with product MARDLRGFIKILEEKGQLRRISALVDPDLEIAEISNRMLQKGGPGLLFENVKGASFPVAVNLMGTVERICWAMNMQHPEELETLGKKLGMLQQPKPPKKISQAIDFGKVLFDVVKAKPGRDFFPACQQVVLQGNDLDLHKLPLIRPYSGDAGKIITLGLVITKDCETGTPNVGVYRLQLQSQNTMTVHWLSVRGGARHLRKAAERGKKLEVAIALGVDPLIIMAAATPIPVDLSEWLFAGLYGGSGVQLAKCKTVDLEVPADSEFVLEGTITPGEVLPDGPFGDHMGYYGGVEDSPLIRFECMTHRKNPIYLTTFSGRPPKEEAMMAIALNRIYTPILRQQVSEIVDFFLPMEALSYKAAIISIDKAYPGQARRAALAFWSALPQFTYTKFVIVVDKDINIRDPRQVVWAISSKVDPVRDVFILPNTPFDTLDFASEKIGLGGRMGIDATTKIPPETDHEWGSPLESDPDVAAMVERRWAEYGLAELQLGEVDPNLFGYDMR from the coding sequence ATGGCGAGAGACTTGCGGGGATTCATTAAAATTTTGGAAGAGAAGGGACAATTACGGCGGATTTCAGCTTTAGTTGACCCAGATTTAGAAATTGCTGAGATTTCTAACCGAATGCTACAAAAAGGTGGACCAGGGTTGTTGTTTGAAAACGTCAAAGGCGCTTCCTTCCCAGTGGCGGTGAATTTGATGGGAACTGTGGAAAGGATTTGCTGGGCGATGAATATGCAGCATCCAGAGGAGTTGGAAACTCTGGGGAAAAAACTGGGTATGCTGCAACAACCAAAACCGCCGAAGAAGATTTCCCAGGCGATAGATTTTGGAAAAGTACTGTTTGACGTGGTGAAGGCGAAACCAGGACGCGACTTTTTCCCTGCTTGTCAACAAGTTGTGCTTCAAGGTAATGATTTAGATTTACATAAGTTGCCCTTGATACGTCCTTATTCTGGTGATGCTGGCAAGATTATCACGCTGGGACTGGTAATTACCAAAGATTGTGAGACGGGTACTCCCAATGTAGGTGTGTATCGCTTGCAACTACAATCTCAGAATACGATGACGGTTCACTGGTTATCGGTGCGGGGTGGGGCGAGGCATTTACGAAAAGCGGCCGAACGTGGGAAGAAATTAGAAGTTGCGATCGCACTTGGTGTAGATCCTCTAATTATCATGGCAGCTGCTACACCCATTCCTGTAGATTTATCAGAATGGTTGTTTGCAGGACTTTATGGTGGTTCGGGTGTGCAGTTGGCGAAGTGTAAAACCGTAGATTTGGAAGTTCCCGCAGATTCAGAATTTGTTTTGGAAGGAACGATTACACCAGGGGAAGTTTTGCCAGATGGGCCTTTTGGTGACCATATGGGTTATTACGGCGGCGTGGAGGATTCGCCGTTGATCCGCTTTGAGTGTATGACACACCGGAAAAATCCGATTTATTTAACAACATTTAGCGGTCGTCCACCTAAAGAAGAAGCGATGATGGCGATCGCACTAAATCGCATCTATACTCCCATTCTGCGGCAACAAGTATCAGAAATTGTCGATTTCTTCCTACCAATGGAAGCTTTGAGTTACAAAGCGGCGATTATTTCTATTGATAAAGCATATCCAGGACAAGCGCGACGGGCAGCTTTAGCGTTTTGGAGTGCTTTACCACAATTTACTTACACCAAATTTGTAATTGTTGTGGATAAAGACATAAATATTCGCGATCCGCGTCAAGTAGTGTGGGCAATTAGTTCCAAAGTTGACCCAGTGCGGGATGTATTTATTCTGCCAAATACACCTTTTGATACCTTGGATTTTGCCAGTGAAAAGATTGGCTTAGGTGGACGCATGGGAATTGATGCGACTACAAAGATTCCGCCGGAAACAGACCATGAATGGGGTTCGCCTTTGGAATCTGACCCAGATGTGGCGGCGATGGTAGAGAGGCGATGGGCGGAGTATGGTTTGGCAGAATTACAGTTAGGAGAAGTAGACCCAAATTTGTTTGGCTATGATATGAGGTAA
- a CDS encoding ABC transporter ATP-binding protein, translating into MINDYLLDIQNVHAGYIKDVDILQGVNFRVAAGELVTVIGPNGAGKSTLAKAIFGLLIPHTGTITFKGENIVGLKSNQIVQRGMCYVPQIANVFPSLSVEENLEMGAFVLNVPLKPIKDKIFTMFPRLSDRRRQRAGTLSGGERQMLAMGKALMLEPSLLILDEPSAALSPMLVTQVFEQIKQINQAGTAIVLVEQNARKALEMANRGYVLESGRDAISGFGQELLNDPKVGELYLGAGKRH; encoded by the coding sequence ATGATAAATGACTATTTACTAGACATTCAAAATGTTCACGCTGGATACATCAAAGATGTAGATATCCTGCAAGGTGTAAATTTCCGGGTTGCAGCAGGGGAATTGGTAACAGTGATTGGCCCCAATGGTGCTGGTAAATCTACTTTAGCAAAAGCAATTTTTGGGCTTTTAATCCCCCACACAGGCACAATTACCTTCAAAGGTGAAAACATCGTGGGGCTAAAGTCCAATCAAATCGTCCAACGAGGAATGTGCTACGTACCGCAAATCGCCAATGTCTTCCCCTCTCTCAGTGTTGAAGAGAACTTAGAAATGGGTGCTTTTGTGCTTAACGTTCCCCTGAAACCAATCAAAGATAAAATATTTACCATGTTCCCCAGACTGAGCGATCGCCGTCGTCAACGCGCTGGTACTCTCTCTGGAGGAGAACGCCAGATGCTAGCGATGGGCAAAGCTTTGATGTTAGAACCTAGTTTGCTGATTTTGGATGAACCATCTGCTGCTTTATCCCCTATGTTGGTGACACAAGTCTTTGAGCAGATTAAACAAATTAATCAAGCGGGTACTGCGATCGTACTAGTGGAACAAAATGCCCGTAAGGCTTTAGAAATGGCTAATCGTGGCTATGTACTGGAGTCGGGACGCGATGCTATCTCTGGTTTTGGTCAAGAACTGTTGAATGACCCGAAAGTGGGTGAGCTATATCTAGGAGCAGGTAAGAGACATTAA
- a CDS encoding TauD/TfdA family dioxygenase: MNIKIQPISDGIGQKIINLDHVRILELDKEQIISLFKSDGILLFRGFDVDTGIFKEFTNLWSIDFINYAGGAFSRRVINGDQTLLSVNDFKSEIKLHGEMYYQQNIPLMLWFFCANPPLEDGETTVCDGRQFFNEISSSTKELFSKNKLKFTVRISKDDWQKKYQTNNLNTLEEMCQKNNTHLTVNDDQSIILEYISSAIIPSRCGKYQVFINSLLPTKQLSPKILKFEDDSEITEEVVSELNEIAEKITTEISWQKGDILMIDNTRILHGRRGFADDQRDIYIRLCSPAFSF, from the coding sequence ATGAATATAAAGATACAGCCCATATCAGATGGCATAGGTCAAAAAATTATTAATCTCGATCATGTCAGGATTTTAGAATTAGACAAAGAACAAATTATTAGTCTATTTAAATCTGATGGAATTTTACTTTTTAGAGGGTTTGATGTTGATACTGGCATTTTTAAGGAATTTACCAATCTCTGGAGTATCGATTTTATAAATTATGCTGGCGGTGCATTCAGTAGAAGGGTAATTAATGGAGATCAGACTCTGTTAAGCGTAAATGATTTTAAGTCTGAAATTAAGTTGCACGGAGAAATGTATTATCAGCAAAATATCCCACTTATGCTGTGGTTTTTCTGTGCTAATCCACCATTAGAAGATGGTGAAACTACGGTATGTGATGGCAGACAATTTTTTAATGAAATTAGTAGTTCAACCAAAGAGTTATTCAGCAAAAATAAGTTAAAATTTACTGTTCGGATATCTAAAGATGACTGGCAGAAAAAATACCAAACCAATAACTTGAATACACTAGAAGAGATGTGTCAGAAGAATAATACACATCTGACAGTAAATGATGATCAATCAATTATACTTGAATACATTTCTTCAGCCATTATCCCCAGCAGATGTGGAAAGTATCAAGTATTTATTAATAGTCTATTGCCCACAAAACAGTTAAGCCCAAAAATACTTAAGTTTGAGGATGATTCAGAAATTACTGAAGAGGTTGTCTCTGAACTTAATGAAATTGCTGAAAAAATAACCACGGAAATTTCGTGGCAAAAAGGGGATATTTTAATGATTGATAATACAAGAATACTTCATGGGAGAAGAGGTTTTGCTGATGATCAAAGAGATATTTATATTAGGCTATGTTCTCCAGCTTTTTCATTCTGA
- a CDS encoding GUN4 domain-containing protein, producing MPEVSLQLFFSYSHKDEALRDELANHLSTLKRQGVISSWHERKILPGEEWDHQINDNLNTADIILLLVSSDFIASNYCWEVEVTTAIERHNTGKARVIPVILRRVDWSHTPFAKLQFLPKNAEPVTSWTNRDEAFTNVAKGIRAAAQQLKEERQQKLALARKETAIAEYRQKVEEFAADGEISFVESEILKDLQEQLGLTDEEARTVRDKALEPYGKYKENLDKYKQIFTKLVDEQGYPLGEKAKADLKKLQQYLKLKDEDVAAIDNEAEGQKQQAEILQQQQEANRLQQQQEQAEAEKRRQQEAQRLKLQTEQAEAERLRQEQQSTPNDLSSEKDVDYTRLRDLLKAGNWKEADGETLAVMLKASGREQEGWLDSKSIEKFPCTDLRTIDQLWVKYSNGRFGFSVQKRIWESVGKDYGKFGDRVGWRKWRTVVKMVWFGLLGLQTNNERVWLNYSDLLFKTSAPEGHLPSWREEYLGGGGGGGISSLASRLVNCNI from the coding sequence ATGCCAGAGGTATCGCTACAGCTTTTCTTCTCCTACTCTCACAAAGACGAAGCTTTACGGGATGAACTAGCTAATCACTTGAGTACTTTGAAACGGCAGGGTGTGATATCAAGCTGGCACGAGCGCAAGATACTACCAGGAGAGGAGTGGGATCACCAAATTAATGACAATTTAAACACAGCCGATATTATTCTGTTACTCGTCAGTTCAGACTTTATTGCTTCCAATTATTGCTGGGAAGTTGAAGTCACCACAGCAATAGAACGTCACAATACAGGAAAAGCTCGTGTCATCCCAGTTATTCTGCGAAGGGTTGATTGGAGTCATACACCGTTTGCTAAACTGCAATTTTTGCCCAAGAATGCCGAACCTGTTACCTCTTGGACTAATCGAGACGAGGCATTTACAAATGTAGCTAAGGGAATTAGGGCTGCTGCTCAACAACTCAAGGAAGAACGTCAACAAAAACTAGCACTGGCAAGAAAGGAAACTGCTATAGCTGAGTATCGCCAGAAGGTTGAGGAATTTGCGGCTGATGGCGAGATATCTTTTGTGGAATCCGAAATATTGAAGGATTTACAAGAACAGCTAGGATTAACTGATGAAGAAGCTCGTACAGTACGAGACAAAGCATTAGAACCTTATGGGAAATACAAAGAAAATCTGGATAAATACAAGCAAATTTTTACGAAGTTAGTAGATGAACAAGGATATCCGTTAGGGGAAAAAGCTAAAGCGGATTTGAAGAAATTGCAGCAATATCTGAAGCTTAAAGATGAGGATGTAGCCGCAATAGATAATGAAGCTGAAGGACAAAAGCAACAAGCAGAAATACTCCAGCAACAACAGGAAGCAAACAGACTGCAACAACAGCAAGAACAAGCAGAAGCCGAAAAGCGGCGACAACAGGAAGCACAGAGACTTAAACTACAAACAGAACAAGCAGAAGCTGAGAGACTGCGACAAGAACAGCAATCTACTCCCAATGACCTGTCCTCTGAGAAGGATGTAGACTACACGCGGTTGCGCGATTTACTCAAAGCTGGTAACTGGAAAGAAGCGGATGGTGAAACTCTGGCAGTTATGCTCAAAGCATCTGGCAGAGAACAAGAAGGCTGGCTTGATTCTAAATCTATCGAAAAATTTCCCTGCACTGACTTACGCACTATTGACCAACTGTGGGTAAAATACAGTAATGGGCGCTTTGGGTTTAGCGTGCAAAAGCGCATTTGGGAAAGTGTTGGAAAAGACTACGGCAAGTTTGGCGATCGCGTCGGCTGGCGGAAGTGGAGAACAGTTGTAAAAATGGTTTGGTTTGGATTGTTAGGGTTACAAACCAATAACGAACGGGTATGGCTAAATTACTCAGACTTGTTATTCAAAACAAGTGCGCCCGAAGGACACCTTCCGTCGTGGAGGGAAGAGTATTTAGGAGGAGGTGGAGGGGGGGGTATCTCTTCTCTCGCGTCGAGACTTGTCAACTGTAACATATAA
- a CDS encoding J domain-containing protein has protein sequence MSFKIDRGLFKYDFIDHHAVLCVPVDADVKEIRKRYLKIARRLHPDSSFTESDAQKQLGNELLSKLVNPAYEKLSGDRTRAEYILILSQIGKRLVQESTSVILNTDLGKQLADTANIDHFYKSAIAKLAQTQYDSLEQALQVIAQVSELNLVYLMRSTSKASAPPPPSAQPKVQSGTSEPNTPKNTPPAPAKEDLIVEQYVRRAQSLIDKNQFTQAKVELQDALKLEPKNSRCHSLIAMVYLRQNQLKMAKIHFDNALKLDPNDEIALQWKPKIDKALGQQPSDHKVTSSPNNRDKQPDKSGSGGLFGGLFGGKKK, from the coding sequence ATGTCTTTTAAAATAGATCGTGGACTATTTAAATATGATTTCATAGATCATCACGCAGTATTGTGCGTTCCAGTTGATGCGGATGTCAAAGAGATTCGCAAACGCTATCTCAAAATTGCCCGCCGCTTACACCCGGATAGTAGTTTTACTGAAAGTGATGCACAAAAACAGCTAGGGAACGAATTGTTATCAAAGCTGGTTAACCCAGCTTACGAAAAACTTTCTGGCGATCGCACTCGCGCTGAATATATTCTAATTTTGTCACAAATTGGCAAGCGTCTGGTACAAGAGTCTACTTCGGTTATTCTAAACACCGATTTGGGGAAACAGTTAGCTGATACCGCCAATATCGATCATTTCTATAAAAGTGCGATCGCTAAACTAGCCCAAACCCAATATGATTCTTTAGAGCAAGCGCTGCAAGTCATTGCCCAAGTTAGTGAGTTGAATTTAGTCTATTTAATGCGGAGTACAAGCAAAGCATCGGCACCGCCGCCACCATCTGCTCAACCCAAAGTCCAATCAGGAACGTCTGAGCCAAATACACCAAAAAATACACCACCAGCGCCAGCAAAAGAAGACTTGATTGTAGAACAGTATGTTCGTCGCGCTCAATCTTTAATTGACAAAAACCAATTTACCCAAGCCAAAGTAGAGTTGCAAGATGCCCTAAAGCTAGAACCTAAAAATAGTCGCTGCCATAGCTTAATTGCAATGGTGTATTTGAGGCAAAATCAGCTAAAAATGGCAAAAATCCACTTTGACAATGCTCTAAAATTAGACCCCAATGACGAAATAGCTCTGCAATGGAAACCTAAAATAGATAAGGCTTTAGGACAACAACCTAGTGATCATAAGGTGACTTCATCCCCCAATAATAGAGATAAGCAACCAGATAAATCTGGTAGTGGCGGTTTGTTCGGTGGTTTGTTTGGTGGGAAGAAAAAATAA
- a CDS encoding endonuclease domain-containing protein: MTQNHNPKPKPLTDSSSPSSLAGRGLGGGVPGYPWQTPNELWKKLKPLARQMRCEPTSAEKLLWEKLRHKQLLGFKFRRQQTIDRFIVDFYCNEARLVVEVDGEIHDYTQEEDAIRQEFLESLGLQVGRFRNEDVLERIEGVLQDIAAWLQR; this comes from the coding sequence ATGACCCAAAATCACAACCCCAAGCCAAAGCCTCTCACCGACTCCAGTTCCCCCTCCTCGCTTGCGGGGAGGGGGTTAGGGGGTGGGGTTCCAGGATACCCTTGGCAAACCCCAAACGAACTTTGGAAAAAACTTAAGCCATTGGCGCGACAGATGCGGTGTGAACCAACTTCAGCAGAAAAGCTACTTTGGGAGAAGTTGAGACACAAGCAACTTTTGGGTTTCAAGTTCCGCCGTCAGCAAACAATTGACCGTTTTATCGTCGATTTTTACTGTAATGAAGCGCGGTTAGTGGTGGAAGTGGATGGCGAAATTCATGACTACACCCAAGAAGAAGATGCGATACGTCAAGAATTTTTGGAGAGTTTGGGGTTGCAGGTTGGGCGATTTAGAAATGAGGATGTTCTGGAGAGGATAGAGGGGGTGTTGCAGGATATTGCTGCTTGGTTGCAGAGATAG
- a CDS encoding DUF4058 family protein, with amino-acid sequence MAYPFPGMNPYLEHPELFPGLHHLLISEIARFLSPQLRPKYRVAVEVRMYETTDENSLLVGIPDVIVKNRQTVTDSTNTNVAVAALTPEPIKVKIPMPVSIREGYLEVREVGTEVLVTTIEILSPTNKRPGKGRQTYQEKREQVLASRSNLVEIDLLRKGEPMPMMGNDIHSHYRILVCHGDRRPYADLYAFNLPDVIPPFPIPLRSGDTEPVIDLQTLLNEVYDIYGYDLVVHYSQQPVPALSKVDAAWADALLQEKDSKY; translated from the coding sequence ATGGCTTATCCATTTCCAGGAATGAACCCGTATTTAGAACATCCTGAATTATTTCCAGGACTACATCACTTGCTAATTAGTGAAATTGCCAGGTTTTTATCTCCCCAACTGCGTCCTAAATATCGAGTTGCTGTAGAAGTGCGGATGTATGAAACCACTGATGAGAATTCACTACTTGTTGGCATTCCTGATGTGATCGTGAAAAATCGGCAGACTGTAACTGATTCTACAAATACAAATGTAGCAGTAGCCGCACTAACGCCTGAACCTATAAAAGTAAAGATTCCTATGCCTGTTTCCATCAGGGAAGGATATTTAGAAGTGCGAGAAGTTGGTACAGAGGTATTAGTTACTACTATTGAAATTCTATCTCCTACCAATAAACGTCCGGGTAAAGGACGGCAGACATATCAAGAGAAACGCGAACAAGTATTAGCCAGTCGTAGTAATTTAGTTGAAATTGATTTATTGCGTAAAGGTGAACCAATGCCAATGATGGGCAATGATATTCATAGTCACTATCGAATTTTAGTTTGTCATGGCGATCGCCGTCCTTATGCTGACTTATATGCTTTTAATCTACCAGATGTAATTCCACCTTTTCCCATACCTTTGCGTTCTGGAGATACGGAACCAGTTATAGATTTGCAGACATTGTTAAATGAGGTATATGACATCTACGGCTATGATTTGGTAGTACATTACAGTCAACAGCCAGTACCAGCGTTGTCAAAAGTTGATGCAGCTTGGGCGGATGCACTGTTGCAGGAGAAAGATTCTAAATATTGA